A region from the Phycisphaerales bacterium genome encodes:
- a CDS encoding AAA family ATPase has product MSVPLLSPESPVGSVDSPARLAERAIEQFRSDFEGVRAQIGRVVVGQADVVEHALISLFVGGHLLLEGVPGIGKTLLVRSLAGAMRLSFNRVQFTPDLMPADITGTQVVAEHEDDSGRRVREFRFQKGPVFTQILLADEINRATPKTQSALLEAMQERSVTVGGETHALPSPFLVMATQNPVEQEGTYPLPEAQLDRFLFKVLVDVPGREELGLIVERTTGAHDPTIEPTLDAERILAHQRALRDVTVPGNVRDFAVRLVLATHAGRPERFASPMVEQYVRLGASPRAAQSLVLAGKCKALLSGRPSLAIDDVKAVALAALRHRLILNFEAHAEGITADAIVSNLVQTLPLQAS; this is encoded by the coding sequence ATGAGTGTTCCCCTGCTTTCCCCCGAATCTCCCGTTGGGTCCGTGGACTCTCCCGCCCGCCTGGCCGAGCGGGCGATCGAGCAGTTCAGGAGCGACTTCGAGGGCGTGCGCGCGCAAATCGGTCGCGTCGTCGTAGGCCAGGCCGACGTCGTCGAGCACGCCCTGATCTCCCTCTTTGTTGGCGGGCATCTGCTGCTGGAAGGCGTGCCGGGCATCGGGAAGACGCTCCTGGTCCGATCGCTCGCGGGGGCGATGCGGCTGTCGTTCAATCGTGTGCAGTTCACGCCGGACCTCATGCCCGCCGACATTACGGGGACGCAGGTCGTCGCGGAGCATGAGGACGATTCTGGGAGACGCGTGCGCGAGTTTCGGTTCCAGAAAGGCCCCGTCTTCACCCAGATCCTGCTCGCCGACGAGATCAACCGCGCCACGCCCAAGACCCAGTCGGCGTTGCTCGAGGCGATGCAGGAGCGGAGCGTCACCGTCGGCGGCGAGACCCACGCGCTTCCCAGCCCCTTCCTCGTGATGGCGACACAGAATCCCGTCGAGCAGGAAGGGACGTATCCCCTCCCCGAGGCCCAGTTGGACCGGTTTCTCTTCAAGGTGCTTGTGGATGTGCCCGGGCGCGAAGAGTTGGGCCTGATCGTCGAACGGACGACCGGGGCGCATGATCCCACCATCGAGCCGACGCTCGACGCCGAGCGGATTCTCGCCCACCAGCGAGCGCTCCGTGACGTGACCGTCCCTGGGAACGTGCGCGACTTTGCCGTGCGATTGGTCCTCGCGACGCACGCAGGGCGTCCAGAGCGGTTCGCCTCGCCGATGGTCGAGCAGTACGTGCGTCTGGGGGCCTCGCCTCGTGCGGCTCAGTCGCTCGTCCTCGCGGGCAAGTGCAAGGCGCTCCTCTCGGGAAGGCCGTCGCTCGCGATCGACGACGTCAAGGCCGTGGCGCTCGCGGCGTTGCGTCACCGCCTGATCCTGAACTTCGAAGCCCACGCGGAGGGGATCACCGCCGACGCGATCGTGAGCAACCTCGTGCAGACCCTGCCACTCCAGGCGTCCTGA
- the ccoS gene encoding cbb3-type cytochrome oxidase assembly protein CcoS, translated as MTILYVIVPLALLFAGAAVVAFIWATRDGQMDDLDTPPVRMLDDD; from the coding sequence ATGACGATCCTCTATGTCATCGTGCCGCTCGCGTTGCTCTTCGCCGGTGCCGCGGTTGTGGCGTTCATCTGGGCGACGCGCGACGGGCAGATGGACGACCTCGACACGCCGCCGGTACGCATGCTCGACGACGATTGA
- the ccoG gene encoding cytochrome c oxidase accessory protein CcoG, producing MVAPSQTNHEHAPSARPEGTLPPDSISVLSTLRDDGSRRWLKPRPSPGKFWNRRRAVAYILIAIFTLIPYIKLGGHPIILLDVAHRKFHIFGTTFLPTDTLFLALLVLSVFVTIFLLTALFGRVWCGWACPQTVYMEFLFRPIERFFDGTPGRAKKGFLQTTPVGRVLKYITFFVISCYLAHTFLAYFVGVDQLRVWVTRSPFEHSSSFLVMAVVTGLMLFDFGFFREQTCLVACPYGRFQSVLLDRNSLIVSYNNRRGEPRGKARKPASSSDVSLPVVQGDCVDCGLCVATCPTGIDIRNGLQMECIHCTQCMDACDAVMTKLGRDPGLIRYSSTARNEGEVRKRFRPRVIVYPTILTILLTTLGVLLTHRDPVDATILRARGIPFTELDSGEIGNNFSIKLVNRLDHATSVTLTPHKGITGIMGVSGPIALEVDETKSVPVMLVAPPEGFHSSRLAAEVLVTGEEKFEHALSVSMIGPAKNGSVKREPPSSSTSPSTPQSAPVAPSP from the coding sequence ATGGTCGCACCTTCGCAGACGAATCACGAGCACGCCCCGTCCGCCAGGCCCGAGGGGACGCTCCCACCCGATTCGATCTCGGTCCTTTCCACGCTTCGTGACGACGGCTCGCGGCGATGGCTGAAGCCCAGGCCCAGCCCGGGGAAGTTCTGGAATCGCCGACGGGCCGTCGCCTACATCCTGATCGCGATCTTCACACTCATCCCGTACATCAAACTGGGCGGACACCCCATCATCCTGCTCGATGTCGCCCATCGAAAGTTCCACATCTTCGGGACAACTTTCCTCCCCACCGACACGCTCTTTCTCGCGCTCCTTGTCCTGAGCGTCTTCGTCACGATCTTCCTGCTCACGGCGTTGTTCGGGCGTGTGTGGTGCGGCTGGGCTTGCCCACAGACCGTGTACATGGAGTTCCTCTTCCGCCCCATCGAGCGGTTCTTCGATGGCACGCCGGGACGAGCGAAGAAGGGCTTCCTCCAGACCACGCCCGTGGGACGCGTGCTGAAGTACATCACGTTCTTCGTGATCTCGTGCTACCTCGCGCACACGTTCCTCGCGTACTTTGTCGGCGTCGATCAACTCCGCGTCTGGGTCACGCGATCGCCATTCGAGCACTCGAGTTCGTTCCTCGTGATGGCCGTCGTCACCGGGCTGATGCTCTTTGACTTTGGGTTCTTCCGCGAGCAGACGTGCCTGGTGGCGTGCCCGTACGGGCGGTTCCAGTCGGTCCTGCTCGATCGCAACTCGCTCATCGTGAGTTACAACAACCGGCGTGGCGAGCCGCGGGGCAAGGCTAGGAAGCCCGCGTCCTCCAGCGATGTCTCGCTCCCCGTCGTCCAGGGTGATTGCGTGGACTGCGGCCTGTGCGTCGCGACGTGTCCGACGGGCATCGACATCCGCAACGGCTTGCAGATGGAGTGCATCCACTGCACCCAGTGCATGGACGCGTGCGACGCGGTCATGACCAAACTCGGGCGCGACCCGGGACTTATCCGCTACAGCAGTACCGCCCGCAACGAGGGCGAGGTCCGCAAGCGCTTCCGCCCGCGCGTCATCGTCTATCCCACGATCCTGACCATCCTCCTCACCACGCTCGGCGTGCTGCTCACGCATCGTGACCCCGTCGACGCGACCATCTTGCGTGCACGTGGCATTCCCTTCACCGAGTTGGATTCGGGCGAGATCGGCAACAACTTCTCGATCAAACTCGTCAACCGCCTCGACCACGCGACGAGCGTCACGCTCACGCCGCACAAGGGCATCACGGGGATCATGGGCGTCTCGGGCCCGATCGCGTTGGAGGTCGACGAGACCAAGTCCGTCCCGGTGATGCTCGTGGCGCCCCCCGAGGGCTTCCATTCCAGCCGCCTCGCCGCCGAGGTTCTCGTGACGGGCGAGGAGAAGTTCGAGCACGCGTTGTCGGTCTCGATGATCGGGCCGGCGAAGAATGGATCGGTCAAGAGAGAGCCACCCTCGAGTTCCACGTCGCCGAGCACGCCGCAGTCCGCGCCTGTTGCACCTTCGCCATGA
- a CDS encoding Rrf2 family transcriptional regulator codes for MLSQGTGYAITAMGYVASAGGRAVLVKDIADAAEVPGPYLAKLIHVLARKGLVTTQRGVGGGVALAKPATELSLHDVCVALDDPAIQTRCMLAEAECCDERGCPAHKFWAAEREKIQSFLKRTMVADIAAFESMRRWKANGHRPPTEAHGP; via the coding sequence ATGCTGAGCCAAGGGACTGGATATGCCATTACGGCCATGGGCTACGTCGCATCCGCCGGCGGTAGGGCTGTTCTCGTCAAAGATATTGCTGACGCTGCAGAAGTTCCCGGACCTTACCTCGCGAAACTGATCCATGTCCTCGCTCGCAAGGGTCTGGTGACTACTCAAAGGGGAGTTGGCGGGGGAGTCGCCCTGGCAAAGCCGGCCACCGAACTCTCGCTGCATGATGTCTGCGTAGCGCTCGACGATCCCGCGATCCAGACTCGCTGTATGCTCGCTGAGGCCGAATGCTGCGACGAGCGGGGATGCCCGGCCCACAAGTTCTGGGCCGCCGAACGCGAGAAGATCCAGTCGTTCCTGAAGCGGACGATGGTCGCCGATATTGCCGCCTTCGAATCCATGCGCCGCTGGAAGGCCAACGGCCACCGACCGCCGACCGAGGCCCACGGCCCGTAA
- the ccoN gene encoding cytochrome-c oxidase, cbb3-type subunit I: protein MSASSPHAPASASRSPGLESFSYDDAIVRKFLLATVVFGVVAMLVGVIVAIQLAFPQANLTEFGSFGRLRPLHTNAAIFAFAGNAIFAAVYYSTQRLCKARMWSDRLSNLHFWGWQAIIVAAAITLPMGITQGKEYAELEWPIDLAIAVVWVGFFGVNFFMTLKNRRERHMYVALWFYIATIVTVAVLHVGNSMSLPLALVELAHGRMPSGSDWMKSWSMYAGAQDAMMQWWYGHNAVAFFLTTPFLGLMYYFVPKAANRPVYSYRLSIVHFWSLVFIYIWAGPHHLHYTAIPNWASTLGMIFSVMLWMPSWGGMINGLLTLRVSWRDITSVDPIIRFFILGVTFYGMSTFEGPLLSIKSVNALSHYTDWTIAHVHSGALGWNGMMTFGMLYWLLPRVFQTKLWSTKLMVAHFWTATIGILLYVIAIYTAGITQGLMWRAFTENGELQYPNFLETVIRLMPMYWIRVLGGTLFLSGMILAGVNMLMTWRTRPSTYDVPVHEAAPLSATFVDPPVPQSRLEANTDFAKEFDSKVIQGWFHRVWERKPMKFTVLTIAAVLVASLFELIPTLLVGGFIPKLAQVKPYTPLELAGRDVYIAEGCYNCHSQMIRSLFAETERYGEFSRPGESQYDHPFQWGSRRIGPDLAREGLRQSASWQADHLYRPQDLSAESIMPSYPHLFTQDLNFDAIQSRVNSMAMLGVPYGDMIKKSNATEHAKVQAKELAQLIAVQGSQTAGEGKRLEDKKAIALVAYLMRLGVDFSKPAPAETPAVADQPAIPTPPTPSVSSVAPHHQEASR from the coding sequence ATGTCCGCATCCTCTCCCCATGCTCCTGCCAGCGCGTCACGATCGCCGGGGCTGGAGTCGTTCTCGTATGACGATGCCATCGTGCGCAAGTTTCTCCTCGCCACGGTGGTCTTCGGCGTGGTGGCGATGCTGGTGGGCGTGATCGTCGCGATCCAACTTGCCTTTCCCCAGGCCAACCTCACCGAGTTCGGGTCGTTCGGGCGATTGCGTCCGCTGCACACGAATGCGGCGATCTTCGCGTTCGCGGGGAACGCGATCTTTGCCGCGGTGTACTACTCGACACAGCGGTTATGCAAGGCGCGGATGTGGTCGGACCGGCTGAGCAATCTGCACTTCTGGGGGTGGCAGGCGATCATCGTCGCCGCGGCGATCACGCTGCCGATGGGGATCACGCAGGGGAAGGAGTATGCGGAGCTCGAGTGGCCGATCGACCTGGCGATCGCCGTGGTATGGGTCGGGTTCTTTGGTGTGAACTTCTTCATGACGCTGAAGAACCGGCGTGAGCGTCACATGTACGTCGCGCTGTGGTTCTACATCGCGACGATCGTCACGGTCGCCGTTCTGCACGTGGGCAACAGCATGTCGCTCCCGCTCGCGCTCGTCGAACTGGCGCACGGGCGGATGCCCAGCGGCTCGGATTGGATGAAGAGCTGGTCGATGTACGCCGGCGCCCAGGACGCGATGATGCAGTGGTGGTATGGACACAACGCCGTGGCGTTCTTCCTCACGACGCCGTTCCTTGGGTTGATGTACTACTTCGTGCCCAAGGCCGCGAACCGTCCGGTGTACTCGTATCGCCTGAGCATCGTGCACTTCTGGTCGCTGGTCTTCATCTATATCTGGGCCGGGCCCCACCACCTGCACTACACCGCGATCCCCAACTGGGCGAGCACGCTGGGGATGATCTTCTCGGTCATGCTCTGGATGCCGTCGTGGGGCGGCATGATCAACGGCCTTCTCACGCTCCGCGTCTCGTGGCGCGATATCACTAGCGTGGATCCGATCATCCGGTTCTTCATCCTCGGCGTGACGTTCTATGGCATGTCCACGTTCGAGGGCCCACTCCTTTCCATCAAAAGCGTCAACGCCCTCTCGCACTACACCGACTGGACCATCGCCCACGTCCACTCCGGCGCGCTCGGCTGGAACGGGATGATGACCTTCGGGATGCTCTACTGGCTCCTCCCGCGCGTCTTCCAGACGAAACTCTGGAGCACGAAGCTGATGGTGGCCCACTTCTGGACCGCGACCATCGGCATCCTGCTCTACGTCATCGCGATCTATACCGCGGGGATCACCCAGGGCCTCATGTGGCGGGCCTTCACGGAGAACGGCGAACTCCAGTACCCCAACTTCCTCGAGACCGTGATCCGCCTCATGCCCATGTACTGGATCCGCGTCCTCGGCGGGACGCTCTTCCTCTCGGGCATGATCCTCGCGGGCGTCAATATGCTCATGACCTGGCGCACGCGTCCGTCGACGTACGACGTGCCCGTCCACGAGGCCGCCCCGCTCAGCGCGACGTTCGTGGATCCTCCGGTCCCGCAGAGCCGGCTCGAAGCGAACACAGATTTCGCCAAGGAGTTCGACTCCAAGGTGATCCAAGGCTGGTTCCACCGCGTGTGGGAGCGCAAGCCGATGAAGTTCACGGTGCTGACGATTGCCGCGGTCCTCGTGGCGTCGCTCTTCGAACTCATCCCGACGCTACTCGTGGGCGGGTTTATTCCGAAACTGGCGCAGGTGAAGCCGTACACACCTCTCGAACTCGCCGGTCGTGACGTCTACATCGCCGAGGGCTGCTACAACTGCCATTCGCAGATGATCCGCTCGCTCTTTGCCGAGACCGAGCGGTATGGCGAGTTCAGCCGGCCGGGCGAGTCGCAATATGACCATCCCTTCCAGTGGGGCTCTCGCCGCATCGGTCCGGACCTGGCTCGCGAAGGTCTCCGCCAGTCGGCGAGTTGGCAGGCCGATCACCTGTACCGCCCGCAGGATCTCAGCGCCGAGTCCATCATGCCGTCGTATCCGCACCTCTTCACGCAAGACTTGAACTTCGACGCGATCCAGTCTCGCGTGAACTCGATGGCGATGCTGGGAGTGCCCTACGGCGACATGATCAAGAAGTCGAACGCGACCGAGCACGCCAAGGTCCAGGCGAAGGAACTGGCGCAGCTCATCGCCGTCCAGGGGAGCCAGACCGCCGGCGAGGGCAAGCGACTCGAGGACAAGAAGGCTATCGCCCTGGTCGCGTACCTGATGCGTTTGGGTGTGGATTTCTCCAAGCCAGCACCCGCGGAAACCCCGGCGGTCGCCGATCAGCCCGCCATCCCAACACCCCCAACACCGTCCGTGTCCTCCGTCGCGCCGCACCACCAGGAGGCCAGCCGATGA
- a CDS encoding heavy metal translocating P-type ATPase has product MSRAPATSFARVERQSDRAATPISTKSTVACAHCGLPVPGAFRADLNTPSFCCAGCQTAHEIIHTCGLERYYELLQNAANPVLTKGRSFAEFDDPEFLKASVATTPEGLSSIELVLSGVHCAACVWLVERLPRLAPGVLSARLDMRRSRVRLAWNPGAIALSTIARTLDSIGYTPAPIRDAASQTRHLRDDRAQLIRLGVAGACAGNVMLYAICLYAGVLEGIEAGHALLFSILSLIVTTISVAWPGRVFFRSAIAAIRARTPHIDVPIAIALAVGWTWSLYSTVTRSGDVYYDSLAMLVFALLVGRYIQSRQQRRAHDAVAALFALTPTWARVVEDGTTREVATESLAVGMLIEIHSGEAVPADATITAGASHFDRSLLTGESTPIEAMPGGTILAGTTNLSSTIRATVIASGPATRLGAITRLMEDAATRRAPIVQLADRISAIFVIATIVLAIIAAGVWAHAGASKAISQAVAMLVVTCPCALGLATPLSLSMAMGKAARSGVLIKGGDALQRLANPKTIILDKTGTLTQGRMSIVAHVGDIRALALAAALERHSNHPIARALAAYEHSSPHEPTEVHAEPGRGIEGQVDGSRVLVGRPDFVAERSESATSFADSLASWTNSGHTPILIAIDGNVSAAVALGDSVRDEALATSRLLRRTGASLFIASGDHPAVVARVASTLDIADAHGHMEPEDKVRLVETHREHGTVVMVGDGVNDAAALAAADVGIAVRTCSDASGVHGVEASLAAADVSLATPGIAQIADVLTAARRTMRVIKRNLVVSLGYNVIAASAVLLGVVTPLFAAILMPVSSLSVLALATMSRTFDAPPPARSGQRATRRVGP; this is encoded by the coding sequence ATGTCGCGCGCGCCGGCCACTAGTTTCGCACGGGTCGAGCGCCAATCGGATCGTGCGGCCACGCCGATCTCCACGAAGAGCACTGTCGCCTGCGCCCACTGCGGCCTGCCCGTCCCCGGTGCCTTCCGTGCCGATCTCAACACGCCATCGTTCTGCTGCGCCGGATGCCAGACCGCCCACGAGATCATCCATACCTGCGGCCTGGAGCGGTACTACGAACTGCTGCAGAACGCGGCCAATCCCGTCCTGACCAAAGGCCGCTCCTTCGCCGAGTTCGATGATCCGGAGTTTCTCAAGGCCTCGGTCGCCACCACGCCCGAAGGCTTGTCCTCGATCGAACTCGTGCTGAGCGGCGTGCACTGCGCGGCGTGCGTGTGGCTCGTCGAACGCCTGCCCCGACTCGCGCCCGGCGTCCTCAGCGCCCGCCTCGACATGCGCCGGTCACGCGTTCGACTCGCGTGGAACCCGGGCGCTATCGCGCTCTCCACGATCGCGCGCACGCTCGACTCCATCGGCTACACACCCGCGCCGATCCGTGACGCCGCCTCGCAGACGCGACACCTCCGCGACGATCGCGCCCAACTCATTCGTCTCGGCGTCGCCGGCGCATGCGCCGGCAACGTGATGCTCTACGCGATCTGCCTCTACGCGGGAGTGCTCGAGGGCATCGAAGCGGGACACGCCCTGCTGTTTAGCATCCTGAGCCTCATCGTCACCACGATCAGCGTCGCCTGGCCCGGGCGCGTCTTCTTCCGGAGTGCGATCGCCGCGATCCGCGCCCGCACTCCCCACATCGATGTTCCTATCGCCATCGCGCTCGCCGTGGGCTGGACGTGGAGCCTGTACTCGACGGTCACGCGATCCGGAGATGTCTACTACGACTCGCTCGCGATGCTCGTCTTCGCGCTGCTCGTGGGACGCTATATCCAATCGCGCCAGCAGCGACGCGCCCACGACGCCGTCGCCGCGCTCTTCGCGCTCACGCCCACCTGGGCCCGTGTCGTCGAGGATGGCACGACGCGGGAGGTCGCCACCGAATCCCTTGCCGTCGGCATGCTGATCGAGATCCACTCCGGTGAGGCCGTGCCCGCGGACGCGACCATCACTGCCGGCGCATCCCACTTCGATCGATCGCTCCTCACCGGCGAATCGACGCCCATCGAGGCGATGCCCGGCGGCACCATACTCGCCGGAACAACCAATCTCTCGTCCACCATCCGTGCGACGGTCATCGCCTCCGGGCCAGCGACGCGCCTGGGCGCGATCACGCGACTCATGGAAGACGCAGCGACGCGTCGCGCACCGATCGTGCAACTCGCCGACCGCATCAGCGCGATCTTCGTCATCGCGACGATCGTCCTCGCGATCATCGCCGCAGGCGTCTGGGCCCATGCCGGCGCCTCCAAAGCGATCTCGCAGGCCGTGGCCATGCTCGTGGTGACATGCCCGTGCGCGCTCGGCCTCGCGACGCCGCTGTCTTTGAGCATGGCGATGGGCAAGGCCGCCCGGTCCGGTGTCCTCATCAAGGGCGGCGACGCGCTGCAGCGCCTCGCCAACCCGAAAACAATCATCCTCGACAAGACCGGCACGCTCACCCAAGGCCGGATGTCCATCGTCGCGCACGTCGGCGACATCCGCGCCCTCGCCCTCGCCGCCGCACTCGAGCGCCACTCCAATCACCCCATCGCCCGCGCGCTCGCGGCCTATGAGCACTCCTCTCCGCACGAGCCAACCGAGGTGCATGCCGAGCCGGGACGGGGCATCGAGGGGCAAGTGGACGGCTCGCGCGTCCTTGTCGGCCGCCCCGACTTTGTCGCCGAGCGATCAGAGAGTGCCACATCCTTCGCCGATTCGCTCGCATCGTGGACGAACTCGGGTCACACACCGATCCTCATCGCGATCGATGGAAATGTCAGTGCCGCCGTCGCGCTCGGCGATTCCGTGCGTGACGAAGCGCTGGCGACGAGCCGGTTGCTCCGTCGCACGGGGGCGAGTCTCTTCATCGCGTCGGGCGATCACCCCGCGGTCGTCGCCCGCGTTGCGAGCACGCTCGACATCGCCGACGCCCACGGGCACATGGAGCCCGAGGACAAGGTGCGACTCGTCGAGACGCACCGCGAGCACGGCACCGTCGTGATGGTCGGCGATGGCGTGAACGATGCCGCCGCCCTCGCCGCCGCCGATGTGGGCATCGCGGTCCGTACCTGCAGCGACGCGAGCGGCGTCCACGGCGTCGAGGCCTCGCTCGCGGCGGCGGATGTCTCGCTCGCCACGCCCGGCATCGCCCAGATCGCTGATGTCCTCACCGCGGCACGCCGAACGATGCGCGTCATCAAGCGGAACCTGGTCGTGTCGCTCGGCTACAACGTGATCGCCGCGTCGGCCGTCCTGCTGGGCGTGGTCACGCCGCTCTTCGCCGCGATTCTCATGCCCGTGAGTTCGCTCAGCGTCCTCGCTCTGGCGACGATGTCTCGGACGTTCGACGCGCCGCCGCCGGCTCGTTCAGGGCAACGGGCCACACGGAGGGTCGGCCCATGA
- a CDS encoding sulfite exporter TauE/SafE family protein, which produces MIALALAALVGGLGGSLHCAGMCGPIMIGATVPLTVGGSPTPCNARDTRRATILYNAGRGLSYLLLGIVGGAVGGAVNVLGDARGLSKAAAILSGSILMAWGVLALLRSTRWGAQTLAPYFGVPRPMRSLIARLHARAGSPRLAPAARPLLIGACSGLIPCGWLYAFLTSAAATGSSLQSAMLMLFFWLGTLPVMGSLGLVASKLSSRARRALPVASAVVVVLMGAAVIVWRAAPLAGSPSPDAAPVCHGDAHVARAGH; this is translated from the coding sequence ATGATTGCCCTTGCGTTGGCGGCCCTTGTCGGCGGACTCGGCGGCAGCCTGCACTGCGCGGGAATGTGCGGGCCGATCATGATCGGCGCGACCGTGCCCCTCACCGTTGGGGGCAGCCCCACGCCATGCAACGCGCGCGACACCCGTCGAGCCACAATCCTCTACAACGCAGGGCGCGGGCTCTCGTATCTCCTGCTTGGCATCGTCGGCGGTGCCGTGGGCGGCGCGGTGAACGTGCTGGGCGATGCACGCGGGCTTTCGAAAGCGGCCGCGATCCTCTCCGGGTCGATCCTCATGGCGTGGGGCGTGCTCGCACTGCTGCGTTCCACGCGGTGGGGTGCGCAGACGCTCGCGCCGTACTTCGGCGTGCCGCGTCCGATGCGATCGCTCATTGCGCGGCTCCATGCTCGCGCCGGCTCGCCACGACTCGCCCCCGCCGCTCGCCCGCTGCTCATCGGCGCATGCTCGGGACTCATCCCCTGCGGCTGGCTCTACGCCTTCCTCACCTCCGCCGCCGCCACGGGATCATCGCTCCAATCGGCGATGCTCATGCTCTTCTTCTGGCTCGGGACGCTTCCCGTAATGGGGTCGCTGGGCCTGGTCGCGTCGAAACTCTCGTCGCGCGCCCGGCGGGCGCTCCCGGTCGCGTCGGCGGTCGTGGTCGTCTTGATGGGCGCCGCCGTGATCGTGTGGCGGGCCGCCCCTCTTGCAGGATCTCCCTCGCCCGATGCCGCACCGGTCTGCCACGGAGACGCCCATGTCGCGCGCGCCGGCCACTAG
- a CDS encoding c-type cytochrome, with translation MSTPHPTSTPHMQQTSSTPPKDHLSDHEYDGIQEFDNPTPGWWHLIFIGSVVFSLFYYAFWEMSPLAPTPVSELAKQNLVKDRKIFGSVGDIKNNPEDLFNLMKNESLMRVAESKFAANCSQCHGPKGGGINGVNLTDDSYKNVKTITDLYTVITKGANNGAMPAWEATMSEKERVLMAAYTARLRGQKADNPKGPEGVPIPPWTEPKS, from the coding sequence ATGAGCACCCCCCACCCCACCTCCACGCCCCATATGCAGCAGACCTCGAGCACACCACCCAAGGACCACCTGAGCGATCACGAGTACGACGGGATCCAGGAGTTCGACAACCCCACGCCCGGGTGGTGGCACCTCATCTTCATCGGGAGTGTGGTCTTCTCGCTCTTCTACTACGCCTTCTGGGAGATGAGCCCCCTGGCCCCGACGCCCGTCTCGGAACTGGCGAAGCAGAACCTTGTGAAGGACCGCAAGATCTTCGGGAGTGTGGGCGACATCAAGAACAATCCCGAGGACCTCTTCAACCTCATGAAGAACGAGTCGCTGATGCGTGTCGCCGAGTCGAAGTTCGCCGCCAACTGCTCCCAGTGCCACGGTCCCAAGGGCGGCGGGATCAACGGCGTGAACCTGACCGACGACTCGTACAAGAACGTGAAGACCATCACGGACCTCTACACCGTCATCACCAAGGGCGCGAATAACGGCGCCATGCCCGCGTGGGAGGCGACAATGAGCGAGAAGGAGCGCGTCCTGATGGCTGCGTATACCGCTCGCCTCCGCGGGCAGAAAGCCGACAATCCAAAGGGTCCCGAAGGAGTTCCGATCCCGCCGTGGACCGAGCCCAAGAGTTGA
- a CDS encoding cbb3-type cytochrome c oxidase subunit 3 — translation MSLSEIMGSLQLWIFPVVSMVIFLVVFAGVCVSIFARRSKQAAGEAARIPLEDAPIVTNPGTHSPLAPSIVSGKEHA, via the coding sequence ATGAGTCTCAGCGAGATCATGGGGTCGCTCCAACTCTGGATCTTCCCCGTTGTGTCCATGGTGATCTTTCTCGTCGTCTTCGCGGGGGTGTGCGTGTCGATCTTTGCCCGGCGGTCCAAGCAGGCCGCTGGTGAGGCCGCCCGCATCCCGCTCGAGGACGCGCCGATCGTGACGAACCCCGGAACCCACTCGCCCCTCGCGCCCTCCATAGTCTCGGGCAAGGAGCACGCATGA